The Methanobacterium lacus genome includes a region encoding these proteins:
- a CDS encoding TIGR00295 family protein — protein sequence MDITTCLKALNDYNCPPNVIAHSKAVSKKAVEIAKTYSEKTDATVDVEQVKYGALVHDIGRSKTHSIQHAVVGAEILRDLNFPECYINITLKHIGAGIPCEEAEELGLPKRDYIPSTIEEKIVAQADNLTSGTAEVDLTFVLKKWKESFGKNHPAIKRIKLLHEELLLD from the coding sequence TTGGATATAACCACCTGCTTAAAAGCTTTAAACGATTATAACTGCCCCCCAAATGTTATTGCTCATTCTAAGGCTGTTTCTAAAAAGGCTGTGGAAATAGCTAAAACCTATTCCGAAAAAACTGATGCAACTGTAGATGTGGAACAGGTGAAGTATGGTGCACTGGTGCACGACATTGGCAGATCAAAAACCCATTCCATCCAACATGCAGTTGTGGGGGCTGAAATTCTGAGGGATCTTAACTTTCCAGAATGCTACATCAACATAACCCTTAAACATATTGGGGCAGGCATTCCCTGTGAAGAAGCAGAAGAACTTGGTTTGCCCAAAAGAGATTACATTCCCTCCACTATTGAAGAAAAAATTGTGGCACAAGCCGACAATCTAACCAGTGGAACAGCTGAGGTTGACTTAACATTTGTTCTAAAGAAGTGGAAGGAAAGTTTTGGAAAGAACCACCCTGCAATTAAAAGGATCAAACTACTGCATGAAGAACTTTTACTGGACTGA
- the tfe gene encoding transcription factor E: MLKDPAVQEILMDITNDEQSSVSIIECLLNGKTTDEEIAEETEIRLNIVRKVLYKLYDAGIATYKRSKDPETQWYTYSWTFEQEKVADIVTEKFEKFSREIEESLEYEEGNMFFSCKLNGHRYKFDEASENNFECPECGGSLEYQDNSTIIVELKQMMDRMA; this comes from the coding sequence ATGCTTAAAGATCCAGCAGTTCAGGAAATTCTAATGGATATTACCAATGATGAACAGAGTAGTGTTTCAATCATTGAGTGTTTGTTAAATGGTAAAACAACAGATGAAGAAATTGCCGAAGAAACTGAAATAAGGTTGAATATTGTGAGAAAAGTGTTGTATAAATTATACGACGCAGGTATAGCAACTTACAAGCGAAGTAAAGACCCAGAGACCCAGTGGTATACTTACAGCTGGACATTTGAGCAAGAAAAGGTTGCTGACATTGTAACTGAAAAGTTCGAAAAGTTCTCCCGAGAAATTGAAGAATCCTTGGAGTACGAAGAAGGAAACATGTTCTTTTCATGCAAGTTAAATGGACACCGTTATAAATTTGATGAAGCATCAGAAAATAACTTTGAATGTCCAGAATGTGGCGGATCCCTGGAATATCAGGACAACTCCACGATAATAGTTGAATTGAAACAGATGATGGATAGAATGGCCTAA
- a CDS encoding coenzyme F420-0:L-glutamate ligase, with protein MEYRTIPVNTGYIKPNESYDIIIDNASSLLEDGDFLVISETPISVSQGRLVDESEFEPSILSILLADVWSKYLWGYLLGPIFRIKPRTIKNLRKLPNEARTHKKVILEYYGIKHALKPASEAGVDLSNVPGSMVSLLPDDPTTVSKDISSKIKLNHGKNVTVLIIDTDASYQIFNTKFTSLPIAVEGIRSDMGFFGYLLGRFSTLLGPTPLGISESIDLEQILEIAAAAENFHKSNETDIETVYDMSKAFEGDIADVTIEMLDSVKHTPAVIVRSLKKP; from the coding sequence ATGGAGTACAGAACAATCCCAGTTAACACGGGTTATATTAAACCTAATGAGTCTTACGACATAATAATAGATAATGCATCATCTCTGCTTGAAGATGGGGATTTTCTGGTCATTTCAGAAACACCAATATCAGTTTCACAGGGAAGGTTGGTTGATGAATCTGAATTTGAACCATCAATACTTTCAATTCTTTTGGCAGATGTTTGGTCTAAATATTTATGGGGATACTTACTGGGTCCGATATTTAGGATCAAACCTAGGACAATTAAAAACTTAAGAAAATTACCAAATGAGGCAAGAACACATAAGAAGGTTATTCTTGAGTACTATGGAATTAAACACGCTCTTAAACCAGCATCAGAAGCAGGTGTGGATCTTAGTAATGTTCCTGGGTCAATGGTTTCGTTACTGCCTGACGATCCCACAACTGTTTCAAAGGATATTTCATCTAAGATCAAGTTAAATCATGGGAAAAATGTGACTGTATTGATAATCGATACAGATGCTAGTTACCAAATATTCAACACCAAGTTCACTTCACTACCAATTGCTGTTGAGGGTATACGTTCGGATATGGGGTTTTTTGGATATTTACTCGGGAGATTTTCGACTCTGCTTGGACCCACACCCCTTGGAATTTCAGAATCAATTGATCTAGAACAGATATTGGAAATAGCAGCTGCTGCAGAAAATTTTCATAAAAGTAATGAAACTGATATAGAAACAGTTTACGATATGAGCAAGGCATTTGAAGGGGATATTGCAGATGTAACTATTGAGATGCTTGATTCTGTAAAACATACTCCTGCAGTGATAGTTCGAAGTCTTAAAAAGCCGTGA
- a CDS encoding (Fe-S)-binding protein, with protein MSSVNSNQRSKVTKLLPGFNCGICGYARCEEFAHSLLKRKSDLGKCRFLFQEIFNENRNELEEFLRQENIITPEKKPVGVLDGYEADFILNPLPKEESCREVLYPFTRKLLKKDDIIRYRPLGCPIIHFARILDEDNGLITVHMIGPCHRMDPDSEFEYMDIGICMVGGFEGLVEGPLPSVGETVRFLPGHCMMQKVHSGVVVQVVGKRVIIEGIDLKVWAPPVKGSAD; from the coding sequence ATGAGTTCAGTAAATTCAAATCAGAGATCCAAGGTCACAAAACTCCTGCCTGGTTTTAACTGCGGAATATGTGGATACGCCCGATGCGAAGAATTTGCACATTCCCTTCTAAAAAGAAAATCTGATCTTGGAAAGTGCAGATTCTTGTTTCAGGAAATATTTAACGAGAACAGAAATGAACTTGAAGAATTCTTACGCCAGGAAAATATCATAACCCCTGAAAAGAAACCTGTAGGTGTTCTTGATGGTTATGAAGCAGATTTTATTTTGAATCCACTTCCCAAGGAGGAATCCTGTCGTGAAGTTCTCTACCCTTTCACAAGAAAACTTCTAAAAAAGGATGATATCATCCGATACAGACCTCTTGGTTGTCCAATAATACATTTTGCCAGAATATTGGATGAAGACAACGGCCTAATAACTGTGCACATGATAGGGCCTTGTCACAGAATGGATCCAGACAGCGAATTTGAGTACATGGACATTGGAATTTGTATGGTGGGAGGATTTGAAGGATTGGTTGAAGGACCACTGCCCTCTGTTGGTGAAACAGTCAGATTTCTTCCTGGCCACTGCATGATGCAGAAGGTACATTCCGGCGTTGTTGTGCAGGTGGTCGGTAAAAGAGTCATTATTGAGGGCATAGACCTTAAAGTATGGGCCCCGCCTGTAAAGGGTTCTGCAGATTAA
- a CDS encoding GTP-binding protein, whose protein sequence is MRMIIVAGTPGSGKTAVLIHALRSLKERDLKSSVVKIDCLYTDDGKKFEKIGIPTKVGLSMDMCPDHFAIYNIEDMIEWAQENDSECLVIETAGLCHRCAPYTQNSLGVCVIDATSGPNTPLKVGPFLSTADIAVITKGDMISQAEREIFRERVLEVNPNCKVIDANGLSGQGCMELAEEIYQTEEVSLEEEKLRHSAPLAVCTLCVGETKVNKKHHRGILRKIDGFQTYKGE, encoded by the coding sequence ATGAGAATGATTATTGTTGCAGGAACGCCGGGTTCGGGTAAAACTGCGGTGCTCATACATGCTCTTCGTAGCCTTAAAGAAAGGGACCTTAAATCTTCAGTTGTCAAGATCGACTGTCTTTACACCGATGATGGTAAGAAGTTTGAGAAGATTGGAATTCCAACCAAGGTCGGGCTTTCAATGGACATGTGCCCAGACCACTTCGCAATCTACAACATCGAGGACATGATTGAATGGGCCCAAGAAAATGATTCAGAATGTTTAGTAATTGAAACTGCAGGGCTCTGCCACAGATGTGCTCCTTACACCCAAAACAGTTTGGGAGTTTGCGTCATAGATGCTACAAGTGGACCAAACACTCCACTCAAGGTTGGGCCGTTTTTAAGCACAGCAGATATTGCAGTGATTACCAAGGGTGACATGATATCGCAGGCAGAAAGGGAAATATTCAGAGAACGTGTTCTGGAAGTAAATCCTAATTGCAAGGTAATAGATGCAAATGGCCTATCTGGACAGGGCTGTATGGAACTTGCAGAAGAAATTTACCAAACAGAAGAAGTTTCCCTAGAAGAGGAAAAATTAAGACATTCTGCACCTTTGGCAGTTTGCACGCTCTGCGTGGGAGAAACCAAGGTCAACAAAAAACATCACAGGGGAATTCTCAGAAAAATTGATGGATTCCAAACCTACAAAGGTGAATGA
- a CDS encoding ATP-binding cassette domain-containing protein — MIEKVTVLGGYNKQGEEESVKKVVIKKGEIVGVVGPTGSGKSSLIGDIEQLAQKDTFSKRKILVNDEEPSYDDRTNPRKKMVAQLSQNMNFLADMSVGDFLNLHAKCRGASSKCADAVIKLANTLTGEPIKEEHDLTILSGGQSRALMVADVAIISDSPIVLIDEIENAGIRKHDALNVLSGHGKIVMVVTHDPVLALMTDRRIVMRSGGMEKVISTTESEKSISKKLNRIDDLLLNLRDKVRNGDVIEDINLDGVNL; from the coding sequence ATGATTGAAAAGGTTACCGTTCTTGGTGGTTACAACAAACAGGGAGAAGAAGAATCTGTTAAAAAAGTTGTGATTAAAAAAGGAGAAATAGTAGGTGTGGTTGGTCCAACTGGCAGTGGTAAAAGCTCATTAATAGGAGATATTGAACAATTAGCCCAGAAAGACACATTTTCCAAGCGAAAAATTCTTGTAAATGATGAAGAACCCAGTTACGATGATAGAACCAACCCAAGAAAGAAAATGGTGGCCCAGTTATCTCAAAATATGAATTTCCTGGCTGATATGAGTGTTGGAGATTTCCTCAATCTTCATGCAAAGTGCCGAGGTGCAAGCAGCAAGTGTGCCGATGCAGTCATCAAACTTGCAAACACACTGACAGGAGAACCAATAAAAGAGGAACATGATCTCACCATACTCAGTGGTGGACAGTCCAGGGCATTGATGGTGGCTGACGTTGCAATCATCAGTGATTCACCCATAGTTCTCATTGATGAAATTGAAAATGCAGGTATAAGGAAACATGACGCTTTAAATGTGCTATCTGGACATGGAAAAATAGTGATGGTGGTTACCCATGATCCTGTGCTTGCACTCATGACAGACAGGAGGATAGTAATGCGATCCGGTGGAATGGAAAAGGTGATCTCAACCACAGAATCTGAAAAGTCCATATCTAAGAAACTGAACAGAATAGATGATCTTTTACTGAATCTAAGGGACAAGGTCAGAAATGGTGATGTCATAGAGGACATCAATTTGGATGGTGTGAACTTATGA
- the comA gene encoding phosphosulfolactate synthase: MNAFDFLTKDRIRPSGEGVTMMLDKGMGPNMVEDFLEISGNYVDLAKFGWGTSAVHERELIKYKIDTYISNNVVPYPGGTLFEQAYITNKFNEFLKEAQELGFGAIEISDGTVDISAVERSDIIGMVKDAGFMVLTEVGKKDPAKDHLLSPGDRVKLVEQDLESGADKVIIEAREGGKDLGIYNGKGEVKEEDMQILIDALDVNQLIWEAPQKNQQTYMILKFGPNVNLGNIAPEEVTALETMRRGLRGDTLGKVSF, from the coding sequence ATGAATGCATTTGATTTTCTTACAAAGGATCGTATAAGACCTTCTGGTGAAGGTGTTACAATGATGTTAGACAAGGGAATGGGTCCTAACATGGTTGAAGACTTTTTAGAGATTTCTGGCAACTACGTTGATCTTGCCAAGTTTGGATGGGGAACTTCCGCAGTGCATGAAAGGGAACTCATAAAGTACAAGATCGATACCTATATTTCCAACAACGTTGTACCCTATCCCGGGGGAACACTCTTTGAACAGGCTTACATAACCAATAAATTCAACGAATTTTTAAAAGAAGCTCAAGAATTAGGATTTGGAGCTATAGAAATATCTGATGGTACAGTGGACATATCTGCTGTTGAAAGATCTGATATAATTGGAATGGTTAAGGATGCAGGTTTCATGGTGCTGACTGAGGTTGGTAAGAAGGATCCAGCCAAGGACCATCTTCTGAGTCCTGGTGATCGTGTGAAACTCGTTGAACAGGATCTAGAATCTGGGGCGGATAAAGTTATTATCGAGGCTAGAGAAGGTGGAAAAGATTTGGGCATCTACAATGGCAAGGGCGAAGTTAAGGAAGAGGATATGCAGATCTTAATAGATGCTCTTGATGTGAACCAACTGATCTGGGAAGCGCCACAAAAAAATCAGCAGACCTACATGATACTCAAATTTGGACCCAACGTGAACCTCGGAAACATAGCACCAGAAGAGGTCACCGCACTTGAAACAATGAGAAGAGGTTTAAGAGGAGATACTTTGGGTAAGGTGAGTTTTTGA
- a CDS encoding pyruvate kinase alpha/beta domain-containing protein: MEKTIQYFERPGKENTDELIQLVKTRMEELGIKDIVVASASGSSAVKLVKALDNPELNIVNVTHHSGFKGEDIIELEPEYRTELEKNGVKTFIGSHSLSGVGRGISNKFGGITPVEIIAATLRLFSQGVKVGVEISIMTADAGLIPTDTEIIAVGGTGKGLDSAIVLKPAHMGNFFDLKINEIIAMPRP, encoded by the coding sequence ATGGAAAAAACTATTCAGTACTTTGAAAGGCCAGGAAAAGAAAATACCGATGAACTGATCCAACTTGTGAAGACCAGAATGGAAGAACTAGGAATAAAGGATATTGTTGTTGCTTCTGCATCAGGAAGTTCGGCAGTTAAACTGGTTAAGGCCCTGGATAATCCTGAACTCAACATCGTAAATGTCACACACCACTCAGGTTTTAAGGGTGAAGATATCATAGAACTGGAACCAGAATACAGAACAGAACTAGAAAAAAATGGAGTTAAAACATTCATTGGATCACACTCTTTAAGTGGAGTTGGACGAGGCATATCAAATAAATTTGGAGGAATAACTCCCGTAGAAATTATCGCTGCCACATTACGTCTTTTTTCTCAAGGAGTAAAAGTTGGTGTGGAAATATCTATAATGACAGCCGACGCAGGTCTTATCCCAACTGATACCGAAATTATCGCTGTTGGGGGAACTGGAAAAGGTTTAGATTCTGCCATTGTTTTGAAACCAGCCCACATGGGAAATTTTTTTGACCTCAAAATAAATGAAATAATTGCAATGCCCCGACCTTAG
- the ftsZ gene encoding cell division protein FtsZ, whose amino-acid sequence MEERNSFDDNIDSDLKEIIQRSRAKIFVVGTGGAGNNTVSRLAEIGVEGAGTLSVNTDAQDLFYSKSDHKILIGRSTCGGLGAGGIPDIGEESAEESEEQIKEKLEGADMVFVTCGLGGGTGTGSAPVISKLAKKIGALTIAVATMPFSAEGLRRRENAEKGLEKLQDAADTVIVIPNDKLLEVAPNLPINKAFMVADELLGRAVKGITELITKPGLVSLDFADIRSIMMGSGMAMIGMGESDSGDRAIESVHEALNSPLLDLDISNAKGALINICGSSDLTLHEAEKVVQIVADELDPDANIIWGTQIQEDLENVIRTTIVVAGVKSPHIFGMPGEKEYVEEKQRESVPESSLEEFIDGVF is encoded by the coding sequence ATGGAAGAGCGCAATTCATTTGACGACAACATCGACAGCGATCTAAAAGAGATTATCCAACGAAGCCGGGCTAAAATTTTCGTTGTAGGAACTGGAGGGGCTGGAAATAACACAGTTTCAAGACTCGCGGAAATAGGAGTCGAAGGTGCGGGCACACTTTCCGTTAACACGGATGCACAAGATCTCTTTTATTCCAAGTCAGATCATAAGATACTGATTGGACGATCGACATGCGGAGGACTCGGTGCAGGTGGAATACCTGATATCGGGGAAGAAAGTGCTGAAGAAAGCGAAGAACAGATCAAAGAAAAACTCGAAGGGGCAGATATGGTCTTTGTTACTTGCGGTTTAGGGGGAGGAACTGGAACAGGTTCCGCACCAGTAATATCCAAGTTAGCAAAAAAAATAGGCGCCTTAACAATCGCTGTGGCCACCATGCCATTCAGTGCTGAAGGACTGAGAAGACGCGAAAATGCAGAAAAAGGACTTGAAAAACTTCAAGATGCTGCAGACACCGTAATAGTCATTCCAAACGATAAACTGCTCGAAGTAGCACCAAACTTGCCAATCAACAAGGCATTCATGGTTGCTGATGAGCTCCTTGGAAGAGCTGTTAAGGGAATAACAGAACTCATTACCAAACCTGGTTTGGTTAGTCTCGACTTTGCAGATATCAGAAGCATCATGATGGGATCTGGCATGGCCATGATCGGAATGGGTGAATCTGACTCTGGAGACAGGGCAATTGAATCTGTTCATGAAGCTTTAAACAGTCCACTACTTGATCTGGATATATCCAATGCTAAAGGGGCACTCATTAACATATGCGGAAGTTCTGACCTCACCTTACACGAGGCTGAAAAGGTGGTACAGATCGTAGCAGACGAACTGGATCCAGATGCAAACATAATATGGGGTACTCAGATACAGGAAGACTTAGAAAATGTCATCAGGACAACCATTGTTGTTGCAGGTGTTAAATCACCACACATATTTGGAATGCCTGGTGAAAAAGAGTACGTTGAGGAAAAACAACGCGAAAGTGTTCCTGAATCTTCATTAGAAGAATTTATTGATGGCGTTTTTTAA
- a CDS encoding protein translocase SEC61 complex subunit gamma yields MNLNKKSLVDFIKLCQRVLHVSRKPGREEFLNVAKITGLGVIIIGAIGFIISIGAQLLSGI; encoded by the coding sequence ATGAACTTGAATAAAAAGTCTCTAGTCGATTTTATAAAACTCTGTCAAAGAGTTCTGCATGTATCCAGAAAGCCTGGCAGAGAAGAATTTTTGAACGTAGCAAAAATAACTGGACTAGGTGTCATTATAATAGGCGCCATAGGTTTCATAATAAGTATAGGAGCGCAGCTTTTATCCGGTATATAA
- a CDS encoding transcription elongation factor Spt5 has product MKVSDSLIYAIRTLVGQEKNVARIIGRNVKNSGIEVHSILVPESLRGYILVESSTKIDMQNPAFKVPHMKGAIEGEIPYEEVKSFLNPEPILASVQKGSIVELISGPFKGEKAKVVRIDESKEDVVLELIEAAVPIPVTVKGDQIRLIQKEAD; this is encoded by the coding sequence TTGAAGGTTAGTGATAGTTTGATTTATGCAATAAGAACCCTTGTAGGTCAAGAAAAAAACGTTGCAAGAATAATCGGCAGAAACGTTAAAAATAGTGGAATTGAAGTCCATTCTATTCTTGTTCCCGAAAGCCTGAGGGGTTACATTTTAGTTGAATCTTCAACCAAGATCGATATGCAGAATCCAGCCTTTAAAGTACCACATATGAAGGGTGCAATAGAGGGTGAAATTCCCTACGAAGAAGTTAAAAGCTTTCTAAATCCGGAGCCAATACTTGCATCGGTCCAGAAGGGAAGTATTGTCGAACTCATATCCGGTCCATTTAAAGGGGAGAAAGCTAAAGTTGTCAGGATCGATGAATCCAAAGAAGATGTTGTTTTGGAACTGATAGAAGCAGCAGTACCAATCCCAGTTACAGTTAAAGGTGATCAAATCAGATTAATACAGAAGGAGGCAGATTAA
- a CDS encoding 50S ribosomal protein L11 — protein MAKETVEILIDGGKATPGPPLGPAIGPLGINMMQVVEQINKKTSDFEGMKVPVKVIVDVGTKEFEVTVGTPPTTALIIDELKIEKGSTDPGLEKVADLKVEQALKIARMKFDALLSNDYKNAAKEVIGTCVSMGITVEGKDPRDVQKEIDQGVYDETLVQNV, from the coding sequence ATGGCAAAAGAAACCGTAGAAATTCTTATAGACGGCGGAAAAGCAACACCAGGACCACCATTGGGTCCAGCAATAGGTCCGCTAGGCATAAACATGATGCAGGTTGTTGAGCAGATAAACAAAAAAACATCCGACTTTGAAGGTATGAAAGTACCTGTAAAGGTAATCGTAGATGTTGGAACCAAAGAATTTGAAGTCACAGTTGGTACTCCACCTACAACAGCACTCATCATTGATGAACTTAAAATTGAGAAAGGTTCAACAGATCCTGGACTTGAAAAGGTTGCAGATCTCAAGGTTGAACAGGCATTGAAAATCGCACGTATGAAGTTCGATGCACTTCTATCAAACGACTACAAAAATGCTGCAAAAGAAGTTATTGGAACATGCGTGAGTATGGGAATAACAGTCGAAGGAAAAGATCCTAGAGACGTGCAGAAAGAGATAGATCAAGGAGTTTACGACGAAACACTCGTCCAAAACGTCTAA
- a CDS encoding 50S ribosomal protein L1: MKEEILEAVKKAKEDSKPRNFTQSIDVVITIKDLDVKKPENRIDEEVFLPNGRGKDVSVVFIADGELALQAENAGASLVITKEGLESFGKDRKAAKKVANQNDFFVAQADFMPLVGRFLGPVLGPRKKMPKPVPASAKPEPLMERLKNTAKVRIKDQPVIQAIVGSQEMDDEQIAENIEAILQILDQKLEKGRSQIKSMYIKTTMGPVARVI, from the coding sequence ATGAAAGAAGAGATATTGGAAGCGGTGAAGAAGGCTAAAGAAGATTCAAAGCCGAGGAACTTCACACAATCCATTGATGTGGTCATCACAATCAAGGATTTAGACGTGAAAAAGCCAGAAAACCGTATAGACGAAGAAGTATTTCTCCCAAATGGCCGTGGTAAAGACGTTTCGGTCGTCTTTATTGCAGATGGAGAACTGGCACTTCAGGCAGAAAATGCTGGTGCAAGCCTTGTAATTACCAAAGAAGGTTTAGAAAGCTTTGGTAAAGACAGGAAAGCAGCTAAAAAAGTTGCTAACCAGAATGATTTCTTTGTTGCCCAGGCAGATTTCATGCCACTTGTGGGTAGATTCCTAGGACCAGTTTTAGGACCTAGAAAGAAAATGCCAAAACCAGTTCCTGCATCAGCAAAACCAGAACCGCTGATGGAGAGATTAAAAAATACAGCAAAAGTAAGAATTAAAGACCAGCCAGTTATCCAGGCAATTGTCGGCTCGCAAGAGATGGACGATGAACAGATTGCTGAGAATATTGAAGCAATTCTTCAAATACTGGATCAAAAACTTGAGAAGGGCAGAAGTCAGATAAAGTCCATGTACATTAAAACAACCATGGGCCCAGTAGCGAGGGTGATATAA
- a CDS encoding 50S ribosomal protein L10: protein MPHVAEWKKDEVANLKDLINSYEVVGMANLADIPAPQLQQMRRTLKDSATLKMSRKTLMSLALNDSEKAQIENLEDYMEGQPALIFTNMNPFKLYKILESSKTPAPAKAGSIAPEDIIVPKGDTAFKPGPVLGELQKAGIPAKIEKGKIVITNDKVIVEAGEVIPRDVASILTRLEIFPLEVGIDLRAAYEAETIYTSDLLTVDEEKTLADVQKAFTQALNLSVEAVIFNKESTPLIIQKAVSQSLNLALNAEILNEKTRDVLLAKAYAQMLALASEVSAKDENAVDDELKEKLSSTAAKVETPEDNNDEPEDEEEAEEEEGDAAAGLGALFG, encoded by the coding sequence ATGCCTCATGTTGCTGAATGGAAAAAGGATGAAGTAGCAAACCTCAAGGACCTTATAAACAGCTATGAAGTTGTGGGTATGGCAAACCTTGCAGATATACCAGCCCCTCAGCTCCAACAAATGCGAAGAACACTCAAAGACAGTGCTACTCTGAAGATGTCAAGGAAAACTTTAATGAGCCTTGCATTGAACGACAGTGAAAAAGCCCAGATAGAAAATCTTGAAGACTACATGGAAGGGCAACCAGCCCTAATATTCACCAATATGAATCCATTTAAACTCTACAAGATTCTAGAGAGCAGTAAAACACCAGCACCTGCAAAGGCTGGAAGTATAGCACCTGAAGACATAATTGTTCCTAAGGGCGATACTGCATTCAAACCTGGTCCGGTACTTGGTGAACTTCAAAAGGCAGGAATTCCTGCCAAGATAGAGAAGGGAAAAATAGTTATCACCAATGATAAGGTCATAGTTGAAGCTGGAGAAGTTATTCCTAGGGATGTTGCAAGCATACTTACAAGGCTTGAAATTTTCCCACTAGAAGTAGGAATTGATCTCAGAGCTGCCTATGAAGCAGAGACTATTTACACATCTGATCTATTGACAGTTGACGAGGAAAAAACTTTAGCAGATGTCCAGAAAGCATTTACACAAGCACTGAACTTATCAGTCGAAGCTGTAATTTTCAACAAGGAATCTACACCACTCATAATACAGAAAGCTGTTTCACAGTCATTGAACCTTGCTTTAAACGCAGAAATATTAAACGAAAAAACAAGGGACGTCCTATTGGCCAAAGCATACGCACAGATGCTTGCATTAGCATCAGAAGTATCTGCCAAGGATGAAAATGCTGTTGATGACGAGCTTAAAGAAAAATTGAGTTCAACTGCAGCTAAAGTTGAAACCCCGGAAGATAACAACGACGAACCAGAAGATGAAGAAGAAGCTGAAGAAGAGGAAGGAGATGCAGCAGCAGGTCTTGGAGCTCTATTTGGCTAA
- the rpl12p gene encoding 50S ribosomal protein P1 yields the protein MEYIYTAMLLHTTGQEISEENVKKVLEAAGAEVDEARVKALIAALEDVDIEEAMEKTAVAAAAPVAAAAAPAAAEEEEEEEEEEEEKEEEAAAGLGALFG from the coding sequence ATGGAATATATATACACAGCAATGTTATTGCACACAACAGGTCAGGAAATTAGCGAAGAAAATGTGAAGAAGGTTTTAGAAGCAGCAGGCGCAGAAGTAGACGAAGCAAGAGTTAAAGCATTAATTGCAGCTCTCGAAGATGTCGACATCGAAGAAGCAATGGAAAAAACCGCAGTAGCAGCAGCAGCTCCAGTAGCAGCAGCAGCAGCCCCAGCAGCAGCTGAGGAAGAAGAAGAGGAAGAAGAAGAAGAAGAAGAAAAAGAAGAAGAAGCAGCAGCCGGTCTAGGCGCACTCTTCGGATAA